ATCTTAAATTTTATTAATTTTCCTTCATTTTCATATTGAATGAAACCAATAAAACAACTCAAATTGAAAGGTATAGCCCTCAAATTAGTACTGATTTTAATCCTTGTCTCCTGCAAAGAAGAAAAGAATTCAATTACAGAGCCTAAAGATACTACAGACATGACATATTACGAAAATTTTCGCCCACAATATCATTATTCTCCTGAAGCAAACTGGATGAATGATCCTAACGGACTTGTTTACCACAATGGTACGTATCATTTGTATTTTCAGTATCACCCAGAGTCTACTGTCTGGGGGCCTATGCACTGGGGGCACGCTACCAGTAAAAATTTAAAAGATTGGCAAAATGAACCTGTAGCACTGGCACCAGATTCACTAGGTTATATATTTTCGGGGAGTGCGGTTATAGATTCTTTAAACACATCTGGTCTGGGTACTGCAGAAAACCCACCTCTTGTAGCGATGTTTACTTATCATGAACCTAAAGGCGCCGAAGCTAAAACGACAGACTTTCAATATCAGGGCATCGCATACAGTCTCGATAACGGGAAAACTTTCACAAAATATGAAGGAAACCCGGTGGTACCTAACACAGAAAATCTGATAGACTTTAGAGACCCAAAAGTGTTCTGGGATAAGCAAACTCAAAAATGGATTTTAATTCTTGTTGCCGGAGATTATGCCATGTTCTATAATTCAGACAATTTAATAGACTGGACCTATCTGAGTGAATTTGGTAGAGATAGAGGCGCGCACGGTGGAGTTTGGGAATGCCCCGATCTTTTTCCTTTAACGATTGCAGAAACCGGAGAAACTAAGTGGGTTTTGTTTATTAGTATTAATCCCGGCGCACCTAACGGAGGTTCAGGAACTCAATACTTCGTAGGTGAGTTTGATGGTAGAACATTTACTTCAGAACAAAAAGATGAAAAATGGATTGATTTGGGACGGGATAATTATGCAGGTATTACTTACAACAACCTACCTGAGAATCAGCGTATTTTTATAGGCTGGATGAGCAATTGGGAATATGGCCAGGAAACGCCAACAGAAGCCTGGAGAAGCGCAATGACGCTTCCGCGGAAATTAGAATTACACAAAACAAATGAGTACTATTTATCTAACAATCCACTTGCAGATTTTACCGAAGGTCTTGAAGTTTTGACTCCCAAAACTAAATTAGAATCAGATGTTCTCACCTTTACAGACAGTTCTCTTCATCAATCTAAAATCTATTTTGAAATGCCAAAACCGGTAGTAGATTTTGAACTGCAATTAAGCAATACAAAAGGAGAACATTTAACGGTTACTTTTGATGCAATTTCTCAAGAGTACACCTTAGACCGAAG
The sequence above is a segment of the Leeuwenhoekiella sp. MAR_2009_132 genome. Coding sequences within it:
- a CDS encoding glycoside hydrolase family 32 protein is translated as MKGIALKLVLILILVSCKEEKNSITEPKDTTDMTYYENFRPQYHYSPEANWMNDPNGLVYHNGTYHLYFQYHPESTVWGPMHWGHATSKNLKDWQNEPVALAPDSLGYIFSGSAVIDSLNTSGLGTAENPPLVAMFTYHEPKGAEAKTTDFQYQGIAYSLDNGKTFTKYEGNPVVPNTENLIDFRDPKVFWDKQTQKWILILVAGDYAMFYNSDNLIDWTYLSEFGRDRGAHGGVWECPDLFPLTIAETGETKWVLFISINPGAPNGGSGTQYFVGEFDGRTFTSEQKDEKWIDLGRDNYAGITYNNLPENQRIFIGWMSNWEYGQETPTEAWRSAMTLPRKLELHKTNEYYLSNNPLADFTEGLEVLTPKTKLESDVLTFTDSSLHQSKIYFEMPKPVVDFELQLSNTKGEHLTVTFDAISQEYTLDRSKSGQISFSEKFALPLMKAPAVFNNDTTAEFAIYMDASSIEFFGDGGMNALTAQFFPNAPYTQFKLKTKAAVSNLSITPIPSIW